CTAAATACAAGACAGACAATTATAATAGTAGCACATTATGGCTGATAGTCCATGCCAAGTTTCAAATCCTGCCCATACTTTCATCCTGTTCCAGCTCTTATTACACCTGAATCAGGTGATCAGTGGTTGTAGAACTTTGATCTCCTTGCTTGGCCTTATGTTTGGTAAGGATATGGgcatgaaaaagaaaggaactATTTTGGCAACCACAATTCAACATATAGATGAACAAAAACTTACGTCAGAGTCCTCAGCCTGTGCTGCTTCCAGATCTTTGCGGAGCCTATGAGaacaaaaatacaacacatGCAATAGCataacatgagagagagagagagagagagagagagagagagagagagagagagagaaagaaatacagaacatgaagaaaaaaaaccccaaaaaactaaGGCATGCAGGGTTCCAGACCCAGCTATTAAGCCTCACCCCCCCAATCACTTGAATTTTATGGTATTTAATGCTCCGAGTCTACCAGAGAGcttagattaaaaaacaaaagcacacgcTTTCCTCAAATCACCTTTATTCCACATGGATGTGTGGCATATCTACTACAATATCTAATACATATCTAAACAGTTCAGAAGGAGTGGGTAAGAAAACCAGCTGAAAAGGGCTTTAGAATTGACAGGCAGCTTTGTTGACAATAATAAGGAAAaccaatttttctttttgtgaacTCTATGGATTTTAGAAAAGTTACGTTTGTCAAAAGTgaaatattgactttttttaaaaaaaaaaaaaaaaaaggtgcgtCCCTTTATCAGCTCTTTTGCAGCATGGTGGACACacgtgcatttaaaaaaatgttaatatcatggaaaagttcctttttttcccataatttaattcaaaaagtggaacgttCATATATACTATATTCGTTACAtgcaaagtgaaatatttcaagtcttttattttttgttttaatcttgatgattacggcttacagctcatggaaatcaaaaatccagtatctcaaaatattagaataaaaaaaaatttataatacagaaatgtcgacctgagaagagctctaatcagataattaactcaaaacacctggaACAACTgtccccaacttttttgaaacgtTTTGCATGCGTGtcgcattttgtgtttactcaggttgtttcatcttagattttgttttaatttccgAAACAATTTAATacgagatacacacaaaaacagaagaaaaaaagtcaggaaaatacttttttggCACACAGCACTGTAGCTCTAGCAGGAAATGTGAATTTCTAATAAAAAACTACAGTAAGTAGATTTCAGTAGATTTCTTTGAATGGCAGGAGTCACTGGCAAATAGTTTCATATAGCACATGTACATATTGTATGAGCTTGCCTGTCAGAAAAAGCATGGTGAATCATGTAATCTATCCATTTGTACTTTCATATGCTGCAAGTAGAATGCATTACGATAtgttattactataaaaaaaagcacCCACAGGGCcctaataaaaacatagaaactATACTAGGATTACTCCCCCAAAATAATACCATGCTAtacttttatatttgtattctGAAATTTAGTTCTTTAATATGAAAGTGATTTATAATCTAGAAACAGGACCTGAATTTCAGAAAGCATCACAGAAAGAGGAAACGTTGTTAATGAACCTGAGAAGCAGAACAAAACTAATAGTGCGCTTTACCTTTTGGTCTCCTCTTCCATCTCCTTGGTTCTGCTCTCCAGTCGGTTGATGGTTTCCTGACAGGAAGTGAGCTCCAAGTTCAGAGCAGACCTCTCATTTGTCAGTTCCTCGACACGAGAAATAAGAGCCTTACGAGCAGCATCTACCATCTCactaaaaagagagagagagagaggaaaaaaataaaataaaataaatttgcagCTGTATTGTGttatacacaaacaaaaagcTACAAACATTACTCTTAAACTCAGAGGTGTCCTTGAAGCACCAACATGCATCAatctttaatatatattatgattCTCATGGTCAGTTACGCTAATGGTTCATGattttaaatagtgaaaaaGATACCTTATTAACATCAAGCTCACACCAATTTTTGCATCTATAACAGTGTTCTGCAAAATGCCTTTGCAActtaaaacaagcaaacaagcTCTTACTGGGTATGTTTCAGTTCCTCATACTGTGAAAGAATCTCCTCAAACTGGACTGTGCTGCCTGCATGGAAACCACACAGAGCAGAGAAACCACACCCACATATGAAATGACTTTACGTAATAATCCAGCTCTAAGAAACTACTAATCCCAGCACACATGCTTTAAACCTACCTCTCACACTGACGCCATGGTCCACACTCTCCACGTATTCCTGACTGAGTTCTGAGAGCTCAGAAAACACAGAATCTGTGTTCCTCATCTCCCACTCCAAACTGTCCAAGTCctgttctttttcctctttttcatCTTCCTGATTGttttcctcttcatcctcaccTCTTGTCTCCAGTCTGACCTCTTCCTCTAGACTGCAGGCTGGTTCTCCGCTCTCTGTTCGAAGGGGAGTGCTgagcaataaaacaaacaaaacaaaacagcagacTTAATAGCGGTGCATGTCATTCATAATCCAGATTCAGACGTGAAAACAATCAATGTAATCAAGATAAGACATGAGCTGCTGCTACTGCTTAATAATTAACTAGATTCTAGAGTCTGCAGTTCATAGAAAGAAGGGTCTTTATTCCAGTCAAAATGATGTATAGAGCCAGAAATcaatcaaacagaaaaaaaagaacagaaagtgGAACATAATTATtagatagaaagaaaggaagaacaaTGTAATTAACTAACTAAATGAACCTATAGTAGCTAATTGCTTACCTTGCTTCAACAAGGCCCTGCAGCTGAGCCAGCTCTGGAGTAGAACTTATGATGTCATTGATAAAAAATGAATTATTGGTAGTTTCAGTTTCGTTCACTTTAGTGTCTGTGGAAGCTGGAGTTTCTGATATTTTGGCATTGGAGGCAACTTCAGGCATCACCTCACACTATATAGACAAAGagatgagaaaaaagaaagtgttGTGTGAAAAACACTGCATCATGTAAAACGTTATGTTGCTTCAAGTCATTATGCAATGCCTAATGTTACCTGGATGGCTGCATTTTCTTCAGGTGGCTCTGTACTTTTGGAGCGAATGCGATTTCTACAACATAACAGTTAACACTCATAATACACACAATGTAAATGTGAACAATGTTAACGCTGATTGTATGGGGCACTACATACAACATTGGACGCATCATAATaggaaaatgatttattattccACACTGGCTGAGATGACAGAAAATGTTTTCTGTTGTTCTAACAAGTCATGTAGTAACACCTGATTGCGGCACACAATAAATCACACATGAAATGAAGACATACATGACTAGCATATGCATGTACCTTCATACCcaatacaaaacacacagaatggtgcaagaaCAAAACATTCTTAGGAGGAAAAGGATCATCAGTGGTGCTAACAGACAAATTAAAGTATTATGAAATACCTGTGAGGGGATCCTTCTCTCTCCAgctcctttttcttttccagcagaTCCCGATATGTCAGGACTAACTGGAtttacagagagagacggagaaagGCTGATGTGCTGAAACATGCTTAGTGCTAAatgacatggaaaaagtaagatACTGACCTtgctatgtgtgtgtttcaacgTGTTTAACTCTCTGGCCAGACTGGTTCTCTGCTCCTCCAAAGCCACCACTGAAGAAAACAGAACCACCTGATATGTAAAGAAACTACAAGGAATATTAAGGTGTAAATTTGTTATGTAAAATGGGATGAATGTGATCATGTTTGCATTTCGAAATGCCAGTGGCGTGCTGACAAAATGGAAAAGCATGATCATTCTAGCTTGACATACTGTATAGCTATTCCACTGAATGCTATTAGGAGCAACATGTAGACGGAATATGTCTCTGGGACAGAGTCAGGATCTTTGAAcctaaaacaataatataattctaaatattttaaagggatagttcactcaaaaatgaaaattctgtcatcaattactcaccttCATGTCCTTTCAATCCCATAAgactttcatttatattcagaaCACAAATAGACATGTTTAATGAATCCTGGGAAATTACTGTCTCACTGtttacagtccagtaaccaaaactttcaaactccaaaaagttcataaagacATCATAAAAGTAATGcgtgtgactccagtggtttaatcccaattttatgaagcgatacgaATGCCTTGCGTTCCCAAAAAAAACTCATTAACTCTTTATTtgcaaaatatcttcacttccgcGTTGATCTCCGATGCGTGTTCACGAGAGAACCACAATGCATGAGTGTTGTGTTGACACAAGAGCCGACAAAAAAGATGTCCGCAAGAGCGAGTCCTCCTATGTCATCTGCGGACATCTTTGTTACAATGATTGCTCTATGTGACTCAGTTTGTGTACACAGTCTTCCTCTGCTATAAACAGTGCAGTGCTTCCGGGTCCCGTTGATACTAGGGCACCCGGAAGCGGAGGAGTTTTTAAACGGCTCTCACATCAACACAACACGCATGCGTTGTGGTTCTCTCATGAACATGTGTCGGAGATCTATGcagaagtgaagatattttgcgAATAGAGAGTcgattttccttttttttttttttttgcacacacaaagcattcgtATCGTTccataaaattgggattaaaccacagAAGTCACATGGCTTACTTTTACGAttcctttatgaactttttggagcttgaaatttTGGTTAATTGAACTGTAATTGGacggacagaaatctcccaggtttcataaTAAATGTCTTAATTTGTGTTCCAAAGATGCACAAATGTCTtttgggtttggaacgacatgagggtgagtaattgagtAATtctcatttttgggtgaactatccctttaaaatcCTCGATTTAATTAGTGATTCTACCAAGTGACcagcagaaaagcattcaccCTATTCTCAGACTGCAAGTTTAAATGCCATATACCACTGGTGATCATGAGGCTGGGAGAGAAAGATTGGCAGTGCTCTctggaagggggggggggggggggcattatTCTTCCTCTGTCAATCAGAGCGATACTAGCCAATCGTTGGCATCAGTGAGcttgtatgcagaagagggcagttTCATCTAAGTGTTTTTCAGCTGCACTGTGACACTGCTAGACTTCACTGTCTCTGGTTagtagctgttgtgtgataggGAAAAAAGTTAGTGGTTAGTAATCGGCAAACCCTCAAACTCTGAACTGCTGTGTACAGTACAGGCTTGGGAAAATGGACCTTACTCTGATCAGCTTGCTCTCTGGCTTTCTTCTCCAGGTCTCTTTCTCGCTTCTCTCGCTCCTTGTCTCTTCCACGCATTGCCCTCCTCTCCTGCTCAAACTGATCATCTAACTCCAAATAGCGCTGCAGTGGTGAGAGAGTAAACAGATGCAcagacatttctttaaaaagatATAAAACAAAGTATCCTGGTTATGCATagaataaatagaaaataagtTGAAGCTTTAGCAAAAAGATTTAACTCAGCTTGAAGTGTTTAATCCAGTACAAATTCTGAACTCACCTCCTGGCTCTCCCTCCGcagtgttctctctctttcataccTCTCCAACAGctcttccctctctcctttctccttctccacGGCCTCTTCGCACTCTCTCAGCTGAGCCCGACAGCTGGCGAGCCCTTCAAGAACCCACACCAAGATGGGTAGCAGTGATTCAACCACATCTGCTCCATGAGTCTCCACAACGGACTACACAGTAATAAGAGGTagagaaattatatatatatatatatatatatatatatatatatatatatatatatatatatatatatacacacattttaaatatatatagaaaaaataTGAGGAAACACAAGGTGCTGTGGACATATCCTTTATTTACAGCACAtgatgagatatatatatattttgcctAGTTTGAATTTCTTATCTTCATGCACAGCCGTAAGGACAGGAAGTGCAGTTCACTACATCAGGGACTCTTTAATGGCACAAAGCTACATTTCACTTCCTTTATGAAAAGATGGCAAAGCAATGATGTGTGAATACTTAATACAGTACTTAGCAAAGCATTCATCCATTTCATGCTTTCATAATTACAGGCTTTGGTTGTTGGACATCTCAGCTTAGTCTGGTATGTGACATGAATGTGTAGCATTGTGACTGATTACCTGGAGTTCAGAGTACAATTTTCCCGCCTCCTCGCTTACAATGTCTGGGTCCAGCTCCAGGTCTGCCACCAAAGTTTCTCCACActccatttcttttttattattattttttttaaactttcgtCTTAGTCAATATCTGATTCCTGTATTTCACTTAACCTCCATAAACAGCTGCTTTCCCCCCCCAGGAATTCCCTTCCCTCTGTAACTTACATCGTCTTGGCCTCCATTTCAATCACCTCAACATGTTCTACCCTTCAACTGTGGAGTGTAAGCAGAAGACAGTACGTCCACAAATACATATCTGTATTCCTAACTCTTTAGCTTACATAAACACTCAACTAATACACCTAGGTGATAAAGGTGCAGAGTACTTTCACACGTTTCTACCTCATTCATTCCAGTGTTactaaataaacacatacaggATTCCACGAGAGATCCAACAAGCTGCTTTTTATACTGAGACAGGCTTAACTAATGTCTGGTGGGGTTTCGGTGTCCATTCtggaaaagaggaagaaaattaTTTCCTTTACTCATCATACCAACATTGTAATTTCCTGCCTGTACAATTGAATCTTTATTTGGTAAACATGAATAGCACAATTGTTTGTAAACAGAGGACTTAATATATGGGTATGGAAGATGCTTAATCTGGCTGATTTAACATTGAAATAAAGTGAGCATTCAGTTTGACAGTTTCATAGCCTCTAAATTAGTGGTTCTCACAGATGAGAGGTCTGTGACGCACAGCCAGTAGAtgattgaatttatttatttattttattttatatggcTCCAGTAAAAAAATtgctaaaatattattattattattattattattatacacctttaaacattgaaaatgaatgtgtgtatagttGGATTGTGGTCAGAAATCTGTACTGAGGGGATCACTTGAAGGGTGAAAATAGGTAGGTGAAAAGGTCTGACAACCGGTTCTAAATGATGCTCTGgtgaactaaataaaataaaaaagtaatattaCCAGATTGGGTGTAGGATACAAGGGTGAAAGTGAAGACTATATTAAGCAGCCTAACTGCTACTACTGTCAGAGTAAACACACTGAGAACTGGCTTTGTTGACAAGTCGTATGATCTTACTGTAAGATGATAATTTTCTCAGGTAACGGCCATACCAAAGACAGAAACATTAACAACAGGTGGATTAAAGACTTCATATATAACTGTcggaaaattaataaacaatacctCATATACAGAGGACACCATGTTCTGCAGTGAGACACGACAGGGCCTAAGTGTGTATAAATATCCCAAACAGAAGTATATGGACACAAGACACCTTGAAAACTCAACGGCTGTTTTCCTCGCTTTCACGCAACCAGTCGTTAACTGTAAGTCGAAATAAACATACagttaaaataaacagaaaagtcTGCTCTCACCTGGAACTGTTATGGAGACTTGGGTATAGTGAGCTACCTTCTTCGTCTTGGTGGATTTCCAGTCGCTAGCTTGATAACGATATCAATTACTCTGAAGCAGGTTAGAGAAGGGGCGTGGAAATGAAAGTAATAAGCGTGGCAGTCGTCAGGTCATAACCAATTATATTAAAGGACTTGAACTGTGTAACCAATCATGGCGCTGGGAGGGCTGGAAGAGGCGCGCCTTTAGGGAGTAGAAATAAAAAGGGGGGGTTGGGTTTTTCCGAAACTTGAATATGGACACGTGACGAGAAGCTGTCATGTGATGCGGGTCCCGGAAAAGTTAAAACCTCGCAAAATATTTTGCATTCCAAATGCTATCTAGCAACATTAAATGAACGTTCAAAGGTCAAACTTTTAAGTCTACTTCCTAAACATGTTGTCGTCTTCTGAGTTGACCTTTAAATGTGTTTGGCAGTGAGTTGCCCCAACAGTGTCTTTCACAAATATCAGGTTTCAGCAGGTCGGAGATTACACGACTGGAAAACACCAACCCAGTGGACTATATCGTTTTCGTTTTATTGTAGTGTGTTAAATCAGGTGCTGCTTTCAGCATGAGTCCACAGCCTAACTAAACTACACAAGACTTTAACGTTTATCTCTTAATAGTTATCAATAATGAGAAAACCTGCTTAAGTGATACAAAGTGCGAACTAGTACTCCTAAGTGTTGGAGTGTAATAGAAGCTGTATTAGGTAATGGCTTGCAGTTACAGCACCAGCAAACACCCACTTCACATCCAGACAAGGCAAACTCTATAACCACGATCACACAGTTACTGGGAGAGATATGACTTCAGAGTATGTCAACAATTAGCAGGTGAAATGATTCCTAACGTTTCTAAACATAGTGCTTGACCTACTTTTACAGCTTCCAGGTTGAAATAATACAGTACACATTATGAACCTTGTTGAATAATGCAGCTTGGTCTGATGAGCTAACAGCTGCTAAAACACAGACCGAGCTGCTCAAACTGGTAAACCGTCTTTCACATGTTTTATGtgaaaaacttttaaaacaaCATCTGCAATGTACGATGTAGCATTTTCCGAGGTAATTCAGAGGGAACATTTCCTTTCTACCAGCATTTACAAGTTGGCAAAGATGGCCTACCGGGCCTACCCGAGCTGTTCAGCCTGCTCTGGGTTTTGGGAGGCGCTCAGACTAAACTGGATTTTTCACTAAGGAACAGTGTTCACACTCTGTAAAGTCCCAAATCAATCCATTCCAAATAATTGACATGCAGTGGCATGATATACCGAACCATACTGAGCTCCTTGCCCAGCAGTAATCACACAAATACAATGTATGACTGGATGACATTTATTAACTCAAGATAGACAGGACATGAATTAAAAACAAGATAAATGTAAAAACCAACAATAAATAGATCTTTAGATTAGTTAACACTGCcccagctatatatatatatgttacagGAATTTCAGTACACTCTAGTCAGGCTGTCAGATTCCTGTATTTGAACGAATTGCTCAATAAAATAGATTATTAGATAACTCATTAAAATATTGGCTCGTTGTCAGATTTCCAGGTGTCTGGATGTTTCCCCCATTTCCCATAGAGGCAGGGAAGCTTATGATTAGCCTTCATCACCACCACTCTGACACACGAATCAGGCTTCCTGATGACTTCACACGAGTCTGGATAATCTACTGGCTGCAGATTGCTGTTGAGGGAAGAGGTAATACACCTATTAGTGTTTATGAATTCTTGATAGTCCTGCATTGGAGTAATATCCATAGTGATAGTTTGCTTATCTAGCTTACCAGCATATctactgatttattttatggTTTAATATGGAGTTTTGATGTATTTTGCATATTACAGGGTAATTTAGTGGAAATGAGTTTTGAAAAATGAAAGTGACAAGCATAATGAGTTGAATCACTTACCGATCACAGCAACCCACTCCAAAGGgttccatgcacacacagtggtAGCAGTCATTAGTAATCCAACTGTCACCGATACCAAAGACCTGACCCTGATATTCACAGCTCCCTGTGTAGCAATACATAGTGATCATTCCATAATAAATATTGCTGTTGGGTTTTTAAAACAATCAGAGGatacctacacaatattagtcTATCAAATATAAGAAAATATTGTACAGCGCATCATACACcatgtgtctatatatatatatatatatatatatatatatatatatatatatatatatatatatatatattgtagtaATGATACAAATTCCAAAGGGTGCCACATTAAGTAGTACTTTATGGGCAATACAATAGTCTACACATTACTGAGACACCAGAATCatgagtgagacacacacacaggcatacacacacacacacacacacacacacacacacaagtggtCAGTTATAGCAAGAGATGACACACAGACATGAACATGCTCATACACAAGTGTACCTTTAGTGTTGAATGTACATTCTCCATTGCTATAGACTGCTAAAGATGGTGCAGCTATACTCAGCAGAGACATAGCCACCAGCAGAGTACTTGTGGCAACAATGTCAGTGGCACCCATCTGCAAAACAGTGGCCAATGTTTATCTGGATTAAACATGAAATAATCATTATCTGCATGTAGTCGTACATATCTTACTTAGCAGTATCAATatgaaagacattttaaaatctcagaaagGACAAATGCCTGGAATAAGAAAACTGATAAGAACCTTAAGGTGAATTTTTAATGTAAAGTAGTTGCTTCCCTTTAAGTGTCTCTTCTTCTGCAGGGTTCTTTTGAggtctttctttgtcctgtCTTCTTCTGTCACTTCTGTCCAGGAGCATCTGACTGAACTATGATGGGTTTGAGCTGTGACCTCAAGTATTTATACATCTGTGTGTGACCCTCCTTCTTTATGTTCAGACAAATAAAAGCTCTtcctttcacacacatacacaaaagaATTCTCCTTAAGTCATTTTGTAATGCTAGTAAACAACTCAGtgtttacacacagacacacacgcatttAGTTTCTTATGCCCTATAgtgattgcgtgtgtgtgtgtctgtgtgtgtgtgtgtgtgtgtgtgtgtgtgtgtgtgtgtgtgtgtgtgtgtgtgtgtgtgtgtgtgtgtgaatgtctgtatTCTTCAATAGAAAGCAGTATACACAGGCCTCAGGGTGCCGTTTTAAGGGTTGATGATTATGATTAAATGTACAATTACTATCCAGATTACCAGATTTCTGTCCATCTGTAAACAGTATATATTTCTATCACGTGTTATAATAAGGAAAgcacacaaaatgtaaaatgtttatgtatgtatttgtgtgtctaGGGATGTGATGATTTGAAATTTGATGATGCTGCTGAATCTGTTATGATATGACATGATTTGATTTAGTTGCCTATAATGGATATGTGACCaactttgttcagaatctgGGGTAGGTCTTTgagtttaaaaatatgaatgatttttttacacaccagttGTCTGTAATATTTCAATAACAATTGATTActaaatgataataatgaatTTTTATGATTGCTGCCTTTTAAATTGATGCATTGTTCCAAATCATCTGATTGCTACACCCCTATGAGTGCCTGCATATGATCAATACAAATAATCTATCAATAATAGTGAACAATATAATAACactactaaataaataatctcaACATTTTCTGTATTAGACAAGGCACACTTTATGGAATTgtttggatttaatttgtataaaTTGTAATTATACTTTATCTGGCTCATTTTGCAATGATAACAGAAATGTAGATGTTAGATTGCTGTGACTTTTGGCCAGGaaaatgtaatacatatttaagCCTTTTAGGTAAAACCCCGAAAGCAGTGGCTGGTGGTGAGATGATGTGTTTACCATGCTTATCTGACTGCCTACAGTTTGTGTACACTTCTTTCCTTTTAATTGCCCTGATAATCTAGGgaattactgtgtgtgtgtgtgtgtgtgtgtgtgtgtgtgtgtgtgtgtgtgttatagttgTAGTTGTTGTGGTACTAGTGGTTTTATTACAGCTTGGCACCAATTCAAATTGCTCATTATAAAATCTAGCACTTCTGCCATCAATTCTTTCACAAGACTCTTTTAAGGAAAAGAGGATcacttattttcatttcatatgtTCATATGATGGGCTGAATCAAACATGATATTTGGTGCCTtaatctaaataaaatgtagatTCAAATCACCGCtctcatttttaataatttgatCTGGTTTTGTAATGAATTGTATTATCTTTCTGTATCATGTTTACTAGATTCATATAAAGGCTGGAGAATTAAAATATGAATGATAAATGACAAATGTTGAAGGTATGAGTGCATGCAGTAATAACAGTGCTTGAGATCTGCTTAGAAAAACTCGGGGAAAAGCTGTCTTTCATAAGCACATGTTTAACGGGTATAGAAAACACTAATTGAATTTGATGTgcagaattacacaaaaaggaTGTGTACCTGGTGTGACTGTCCTTATGTGTGAGTGCTTTTCCTTTTAATTGTCGTGATGTCATTGATttgattaatttcctgttttggctcCTCCTCTTTCCTTTTGCTTTGTGGATGAATGGGAGAGGTAggattttatttagctctgattaatctaatttcatctttatttaaatcatcatttatatacttatttactcattttaatttgtatgtatattgctattttatttatctatgtgataatttttgttgttttaccctttttttttgagtgatttttttgtgttttgtttcaacATGTGCTCCCCCCCTTTTGCATTATGGATGAAtgggagagagagcgcgagaagagagagagagagagagagagagagagagagagagagagagagagagagagaaagtggagaGATTAAATGAGAAGTTGACCAAGTTGCCATCTGCCTATCtttctttgaataaaataaaacacaacacagactACAACCAGTTACACATGCATGATGAAATTCCAAGGTTAGTGTGGCTTTGGGACATGAGCATGCTTACTGACTCGTATACTAGGTTAATCTCCATCCTTTCAGTAGCATGtgcataataatgaaaaatagtAGAGGACATATTTACATAGCTGTGTGAAATCTTTGAGTTTTCAGATGATGTGTTTGCACCCTCTCATTGAAGCCTAATTCAATAAAAGATTTGTGATGCAGTCCGTACTGGCCTCCATAACAAATCTGTGCTACTGGAGGTGCATCTTCTATCTAAACAAGCTCATAAGTGttctcaattatttatttagttcaaATAAATGGAAATAGGCATAGGAAAACATTTTAGAGATATATAAATGCATCAAATCTTGTCCAAAGTTCATCAGCTGCAGTTTTGGTGCGAATTCACTGGACTTGTAAATAAAACCTGATTTTTTTCCTTGTTGATGACCATATTGACCGTATCACCACTATATTATCTATTACTTTATAAGATaaacttgttttattttgtttggttgtttattgtttgttttcacCAAAACCATGTCTTTTACCTTTTGTCTCGCATTGCTTtacttgattttttattttttaatgtttggagCATAACAATGCACAATGTATACATAAGGAAT
This genomic window from Ictalurus punctatus breed USDA103 chromosome 1, Coco_2.0, whole genome shotgun sequence contains:
- the msmp2 gene encoding prostate-associated microseminoprotein, which gives rise to MGATDIVATSTLLVAMSLLSIAAPSLAVYSNGECTFNTKGSCEYQGQVFGIGDSWITNDCYHCVCMEPFGVGCCDRNLQPVDYPDSCEVIRKPDSCVRVVVMKANHKLPCLYGKWGKHPDTWKSDNEPIF